One part of the Nocardia higoensis genome encodes these proteins:
- a CDS encoding MFS transporter has protein sequence MAAVVGSRSDAKTTPIVLALAIAFTITVVDPLVLNLNLPAVSRALHVPAQFVGVLGGAATLVMAAAVLAAGNLGDAFGLKRLLRSGLVLVMIANLLSVFSPGWGFLLGMRLLDGLGMTALLGVPLALLKTSVTAAKRPAAIGAFMAVEMILCGVTPALTGWAVMATDWRVLFLLAPLLCLASLWLTSRYVPEAPVQQRGRLDVVGVILVGAALLALVIGLAAAQNGISRPQTVLPMVISVVAAALFVRHERRTPEPALDPALFGSRAFTVALAATLTLNFLAAGLGIALGQFGSVVLALSPESIGLLYLPGTLLIAGAVIMAGRLVGKYSPTPILVTGLAVLAVSGLLMAGTVSPTMALWLLVAAIWLCNLGALVTSTAVSETVLAEAPPGRSGSVASAQLAFGMTGYALGPTVYLLLLRIYFRQEWLADAESRGLSVTEAEQTVDAVRSSLALSPGNGGFDPNLIRHASGLHLGEDFADALRLTMLTVSILPLLVAAAALSVSASFRRSRRRAAHRSDRQGLE, from the coding sequence GTGGCCGCGGTTGTCGGATCTCGTAGCGACGCGAAGACCACGCCGATCGTCCTCGCGCTCGCCATCGCCTTCACCATCACTGTCGTCGACCCGTTGGTGCTCAACCTGAACCTGCCCGCGGTCAGCCGGGCGCTGCACGTCCCCGCGCAGTTCGTCGGGGTGCTGGGTGGAGCGGCGACGCTGGTGATGGCTGCCGCTGTCCTGGCCGCGGGCAATCTCGGGGACGCCTTCGGCCTGAAGCGGCTGTTGAGGTCGGGGCTGGTCCTCGTCATGATCGCCAACCTGCTGTCGGTGTTCTCGCCCGGCTGGGGCTTTCTGCTGGGGATGCGCCTGCTGGACGGACTCGGGATGACGGCGCTGCTCGGCGTGCCACTGGCACTGCTGAAAACCTCGGTAACGGCGGCGAAGAGACCCGCGGCCATCGGCGCGTTCATGGCCGTCGAGATGATCCTGTGTGGGGTGACCCCCGCGTTGACCGGCTGGGCGGTGATGGCGACGGACTGGCGGGTGCTGTTCCTGCTCGCCCCGCTGTTGTGCCTGGCATCGCTGTGGCTCACCTCCCGCTATGTTCCCGAGGCTCCGGTGCAACAACGGGGCAGACTCGACGTGGTCGGCGTGATCCTGGTCGGAGCTGCTCTGCTCGCCCTGGTCATCGGCCTGGCGGCCGCGCAGAACGGCATATCGCGGCCGCAGACCGTGCTGCCGATGGTGATCAGCGTGGTGGCCGCCGCGCTCTTCGTGCGCCATGAACGCCGCACACCCGAACCGGCATTGGATCCGGCCTTGTTCGGCAGCCGCGCGTTCACCGTGGCGCTCGCGGCGACCCTCACGCTGAACTTCCTGGCCGCCGGGCTGGGAATCGCCCTCGGGCAGTTCGGCAGCGTGGTGCTCGCGCTCTCGCCGGAATCGATCGGCCTGTTGTACCTGCCCGGCACCTTGCTGATCGCCGGCGCGGTGATCATGGCAGGGCGCCTGGTCGGGAAATACAGTCCGACGCCGATCTTGGTCACCGGCCTGGCGGTGCTGGCGGTGAGCGGGCTGCTGATGGCGGGGACGGTCAGCCCGACGATGGCGCTGTGGTTGCTGGTGGCCGCGATATGGCTGTGCAATCTGGGCGCACTGGTCACCTCGACCGCGGTGTCGGAGACGGTCCTCGCCGAAGCGCCGCCCGGGCGTTCCGGCTCGGTGGCTTCCGCGCAGTTGGCGTTCGGGATGACCGGCTACGCGCTCGGGCCCACCGTCTATCTGCTCCTGTTGCGGATCTACTTCCGGCAGGAGTGGCTGGCCGATGCCGAATCGCGCGGGCTGTCGGTGACCGAAGCCGAGCAGACAGTGGACGCCGTGCGCAGCAGCCTGGCGCTGAGCCCGGGCAACGGCGGATTCGATCCGAACCTCATCCGGCACGCGTCCGGACTGCACCTCGGGGAGGATTTCGCCGACGCGCTGCGGCTCACCATGCTGACGGTCAGCATCCTGCCGCTCCTCGTCGCCGCGGCGGCCTTGTCCGTCTCGGCGTCCTTCCGCCGAAGCCGCCGCCGCGCGGCCCACCGGTCCGACCGCCAGGGTCTCGAGTAA
- a CDS encoding 2OG-Fe dioxygenase family protein, whose translation MNGTTGGSRAAPRSTAAPRAATPDQRVAAARADLVTRGVHLAPAAVTTALLGTTDETWERFHAHWDALSPDHYAAEQGTHRLRRYGRFSWSAATDRIRLLPQAEFVQPENSNPLYIGVSRTLEPLTDSFAADPVLRAVLRLLGQVATALDDPAEWIAKVHPFRVVASADADGLPTPEGRHRDGVTLVSSLLVGRRNVAGGESAVLDPDGARLLATTLHVPGDLLLGDDRRTLHSVSAIRPVDRGRPGSRDVLVVTFAPW comes from the coding sequence ATGAACGGCACGACCGGCGGCTCGCGGGCGGCGCCGAGGAGCACGGCGGCTCCGCGGGCCGCGACCCCGGATCAGCGTGTGGCGGCGGCACGCGCAGACCTGGTCACCCGCGGCGTTCATCTCGCCCCCGCGGCTGTCACGACAGCACTTCTCGGCACGACGGACGAGACCTGGGAACGGTTCCATGCCCACTGGGACGCGCTCAGCCCGGACCACTACGCCGCCGAACAGGGCACGCACAGGCTGCGCCGCTACGGGCGATTCTCCTGGTCCGCGGCGACGGACCGGATCCGGCTGTTGCCGCAGGCGGAGTTCGTGCAGCCGGAGAACAGCAACCCGCTCTACATCGGCGTCAGCCGTACCCTCGAGCCCCTGACCGACTCCTTCGCGGCGGACCCGGTACTGCGCGCGGTGCTCCGGCTGCTCGGGCAGGTGGCGACAGCGCTGGACGATCCGGCGGAGTGGATCGCGAAGGTCCATCCTTTCCGCGTCGTCGCCTCGGCGGACGCGGACGGCCTGCCCACACCCGAGGGCAGGCATCGCGACGGCGTCACCCTGGTCTCCTCGCTACTGGTCGGCAGGCGCAATGTCGCCGGGGGCGAGAGCGCGGTCTTAGATCCCGACGGAGCGCGATTACTGGCGACCACGCTGCATGTACCGGGAGATCTGTTGCTGGGTGACGACCGCCGCACGCTGCACAGCGTGTCCGCGATTCGCCCGGTGGACCGCGGCCGGCCCGGCTCTCGCGATGTTCTGGTGGTGACATTCGCGCCGTGGTGA
- a CDS encoding bifunctional [glutamine synthetase] adenylyltransferase/[glutamine synthetase]-adenylyl-L-tyrosine phosphorylase — protein MVRPPTARSAVPGVGRLGLLDPSAPTSLRTLGWDNVEGIPVLWSLSRAPDPDLALSAIIRLREALGTGWAELDSAIRTETALRGRLFALLGSSTALGDHLIAEPSCWELLRRGALPDKDELVADLLAVVSAVPEEGPNASPTLFRAGDAGPEVVAALRRRYRDHLMLLAALDLAATVENEPVLPYRVVGRQLADLADAALTAALSVAVARVCKDKPCPVRLAVIAMGKCGARELNYVSDVDVVFVAEPADATATRLAAEMMSIGSQAFFEVDAALRPEGKAGALVRTLDSHLAYYKRWARTWEFQALLKNRPMTGDLELGRRYRDAVMPMVWTASERPDFVSDVQGMRRRVEDLVPAELQERELKLGRGSLRDIEFAVQLLQLVHGRVDENLHVASTVDALTALAADGYVGRDDAANLNASYEFLRLLEHRLQLQRLQRTHTLPADDDVEGLRWLARAAHVRPDGRQDAVGVLRSEIRRNAVRIRRLHTKLFYRPLLESVVKMEPDALRLSPAAAVRQLAALGYVSPENALGHLKALTGGVSRKGRIQALLLPTLLQWLGETPNPDAGLLAYRRLSEALDDQIWFLRELRDEGAIAERLMIVLGSSEFLPDLLINAPETIRMFADGPSGPALLGPQPEDVARGILTAASRYDDPTRAVAAARSLRRHELARIASADLLGMLDVPQVCLALSSVWVAVLEASLAAVIRASEVETGEPAPADVAVIGMGRLGGMELGYGSDADVLFVCDPRPGVDETKAVKWANSVAEQVQRLLGAPSTDPPLHVDAGLRPEGRSGPLVRTLASYEAYYEQWSQAWEMQALLRAHQVAGDQALGVRFLHAIDKVRYPAGGVSEEAVREIRRIKARVDAERLPRGADPATHTKLGRGGLADIEWTVQLLQLRHAHEIPGLHNTSTLEALEVIEKAELLSAEDVALLRDSWLTATRARNALVLVRGKAIDQLPAPGSLLSAVAAVAGWPNNDGGAEFLDNYLRITRRAKAVVERVFGG, from the coding sequence ATGGTTCGGCCCCCTACCGCTCGTTCCGCTGTGCCCGGTGTCGGGCGGCTCGGATTGCTCGATCCGTCCGCCCCCACCTCGCTGCGCACACTGGGCTGGGACAATGTCGAAGGTATCCCGGTGCTGTGGTCGCTGTCGCGCGCGCCGGACCCCGATCTGGCGCTCAGCGCGATCATCCGGCTGCGGGAGGCGCTCGGGACCGGCTGGGCGGAGCTGGATTCGGCCATCCGCACCGAGACGGCGCTGCGCGGGCGGTTGTTCGCGCTGCTCGGGTCCTCCACGGCGCTCGGTGACCATCTGATCGCCGAGCCCTCGTGTTGGGAACTGTTGCGCCGCGGCGCGCTGCCGGACAAGGACGAACTGGTCGCCGACCTGCTCGCCGTCGTCTCGGCGGTGCCGGAAGAGGGTCCGAACGCGAGTCCGACGCTGTTCCGGGCGGGCGATGCCGGGCCCGAGGTGGTGGCCGCGCTGCGCCGCCGTTATCGCGATCACCTGATGCTGCTGGCCGCCCTCGATCTGGCCGCCACGGTCGAGAACGAGCCGGTGCTGCCGTATCGGGTGGTAGGCAGGCAGCTGGCCGACCTGGCCGACGCGGCACTGACCGCCGCGCTGTCGGTGGCGGTGGCCCGGGTGTGCAAGGACAAGCCCTGCCCGGTGCGCCTGGCTGTGATCGCGATGGGCAAGTGCGGCGCGCGTGAACTGAACTACGTCAGCGATGTCGACGTGGTGTTCGTCGCCGAACCGGCCGACGCGACCGCGACCAGGCTCGCCGCCGAGATGATGAGCATCGGCAGCCAGGCGTTCTTCGAGGTCGACGCGGCCCTGCGCCCCGAGGGCAAGGCCGGTGCGCTGGTGCGCACGCTGGATTCGCACCTGGCCTACTACAAGCGCTGGGCGCGCACCTGGGAGTTCCAGGCGCTGTTGAAGAACCGCCCGATGACCGGCGATCTGGAACTCGGCCGCCGATACCGCGACGCGGTGATGCCGATGGTGTGGACGGCTTCCGAGCGTCCCGACTTCGTCTCCGACGTCCAGGGCATGCGCCGCCGCGTCGAGGATCTGGTGCCCGCCGAATTGCAGGAGCGGGAGCTCAAACTGGGCCGCGGCAGCCTGCGCGACATCGAATTCGCCGTGCAGCTGCTGCAATTGGTGCACGGCCGGGTCGACGAGAACCTGCACGTCGCCAGCACCGTGGACGCGCTGACAGCGCTGGCCGCGGACGGCTACGTCGGCCGCGACGACGCCGCGAATCTCAACGCCTCCTACGAGTTCCTGCGGCTGCTCGAGCACCGGTTGCAGTTGCAGCGCCTGCAGCGCACCCACACGCTGCCCGCCGACGACGACGTCGAGGGCCTGCGCTGGCTGGCCCGCGCCGCCCACGTCCGCCCGGACGGCAGGCAGGACGCGGTCGGCGTGCTGCGTTCGGAGATCCGCCGCAACGCGGTGCGGATCCGGCGCCTGCACACCAAGCTCTTCTACCGGCCGCTGCTGGAGTCGGTGGTCAAGATGGAACCGGACGCGTTGCGCCTGAGTCCCGCCGCCGCTGTCCGCCAGCTCGCCGCTCTCGGCTACGTCTCCCCGGAGAACGCCCTCGGCCACCTGAAAGCGCTGACCGGGGGAGTCTCGCGCAAGGGCCGCATCCAGGCGCTGCTGCTGCCGACGCTGCTCCAATGGCTCGGCGAGACACCCAATCCCGACGCGGGCCTGCTCGCCTACCGCAGGCTCTCCGAAGCACTCGACGACCAGATCTGGTTCCTGCGCGAACTGCGTGACGAGGGCGCGATCGCCGAACGTCTGATGATCGTGCTCGGCTCCTCGGAGTTCCTGCCCGACCTGTTGATCAACGCACCCGAGACCATCCGTATGTTCGCCGACGGTCCCAGCGGCCCCGCGCTGCTGGGACCGCAACCGGAGGACGTCGCCCGCGGCATCCTCACCGCGGCCTCCCGCTACGACGACCCGACCCGCGCGGTGGCGGCGGCCCGCTCGCTGCGCAGGCACGAGCTGGCCCGCATCGCCTCGGCCGATCTGCTCGGGATGCTCGACGTGCCGCAGGTGTGCCTGGCGCTGTCCTCGGTCTGGGTGGCGGTGCTGGAAGCATCGCTCGCGGCGGTGATCCGGGCAAGCGAGGTCGAGACCGGCGAACCGGCGCCCGCGGATGTCGCGGTCATCGGCATGGGCAGGCTCGGCGGCATGGAACTGGGGTACGGGTCCGACGCCGACGTGCTGTTCGTCTGCGACCCCCGGCCGGGTGTGGACGAGACCAAGGCCGTGAAGTGGGCCAACAGCGTCGCCGAACAGGTGCAGCGGCTGCTGGGCGCACCGAGCACCGACCCCCCGCTGCACGTCGACGCCGGTCTGCGCCCCGAGGGCCGCAGCGGCCCGCTGGTCCGCACGCTGGCCTCCTACGAGGCCTACTACGAGCAGTGGTCGCAGGCATGGGAGATGCAGGCGCTGCTGCGCGCGCACCAGGTGGCCGGCGATCAGGCGCTCGGGGTGCGGTTCCTGCACGCCATCGACAAGGTCCGGTACCCGGCGGGTGGCGTCTCCGAGGAAGCGGTCCGCGAGATCCGCCGCATCAAGGCCAGGGTCGACGCCGAACGCCTTCCGCGCGGCGCGGATCCGGCGACCCACACCAAACTCGGCCGCGGCGGCTTGGCCGACATCGAGTGGACCGTGCAGTTGCTGCAACTGCGCCACGCGCACGAGATCCCCGGCCTGCACAACACCTCCACCCTGGAGGCACTGGAGGTCATCGAGAAAGCCGAACTGCTGTCCGCCGAGGACGTGGCCCTGCTGCGCGACTCCTGGCTGACCGCGACCAGAGCCCGCAACGCGCTGGTCCTGGTGCGCGGCAAGGCCATCGACCAGCTACCCGCCCCCGGCAGCCTGCTCTCGGCGGTGGCCGCGGTGGCCGGCTGGCCGAACAACGACGGCGGCGCGGAGTTCCTCGACAACTACCTGCGAATCACCCGTCGCGCGAAAGCGGTCGTGGAGCGGGTCTTCGGCGGCTGA
- a CDS encoding M20/M25/M40 family metallo-hydrolase, translated as MTAQHTGTANTRALEAVDDAVAERLAAALRCATVSGIGEEPDDSADAEFVRLAAHLEASFPRVHAELQLRTFGHSRLYRWAGTEPERVSAILLAHQDVVPAGDGWSHPPFGGVVDEEFIWGRGAIDDKSRMLALLEAVEDALEAGIRPRHTVYLAFGHDEEVFGDAGAVRMADHLRAAGVRADLLLDEGGVVTEGVADGVRVPVASIMVGEKGYATVRLSVRELGGHSSMPGKQTAVGRIARAVARVQDRPMPLRLPPVTADMLARLRAVMPPARRVLLGVAGVAGPVITRVMAARPQTEAMVRTTTAPTVIRGGVKANVLPRHAEALINFRILPGDSVAGVLEHCHRVIRDPGVTVELAGMASEPSRAESPGPAFELVARLAREVVPGVAATSGLVPGATDSRHYDELATTRCNFAPIVLTEADLATIHGTDERISRLNYARLIEFDRRLIEALAAGPIGEELR; from the coding sequence ATGACAGCGCAGCACACGGGGACGGCGAACACTCGGGCCCTGGAAGCCGTCGACGACGCGGTCGCCGAGCGCTTGGCCGCCGCGTTGCGATGCGCCACCGTCTCCGGCATCGGGGAGGAACCCGACGACAGCGCCGACGCGGAATTCGTCCGGCTGGCCGCGCACCTGGAAGCGTCGTTCCCCCGGGTGCACGCGGAGCTGCAGTTGCGGACGTTCGGACACAGCAGGCTGTATCGCTGGGCCGGTACCGAACCGGAGCGGGTGTCGGCGATTCTGCTGGCGCATCAGGACGTGGTACCCGCGGGCGACGGCTGGTCCCATCCCCCGTTCGGCGGGGTCGTGGACGAGGAATTCATTTGGGGGCGCGGCGCGATCGACGACAAGAGCCGGATGCTCGCCCTGCTGGAAGCCGTCGAGGACGCGCTCGAGGCCGGAATCCGGCCACGGCACACGGTGTACCTGGCGTTCGGGCACGACGAGGAGGTGTTCGGCGACGCCGGTGCGGTCAGGATGGCCGATCACCTGCGCGCGGCGGGCGTGCGGGCGGATCTGCTGCTCGACGAGGGCGGGGTCGTCACCGAGGGCGTCGCCGACGGGGTGCGAGTGCCCGTGGCCTCGATCATGGTGGGTGAGAAGGGCTATGCCACCGTGCGCTTGTCGGTGCGCGAGCTGGGTGGGCATTCCTCGATGCCGGGCAAGCAGACGGCGGTGGGGCGGATCGCCCGGGCGGTGGCGCGGGTACAGGACCGGCCGATGCCGCTGCGGCTGCCGCCGGTGACCGCCGACATGCTCGCCCGGTTGCGGGCGGTGATGCCGCCGGCGCGGCGGGTGCTGCTCGGTGTGGCGGGCGTGGCCGGGCCGGTGATCACGCGAGTGATGGCCGCGCGGCCGCAGACCGAGGCGATGGTGCGCACCACCACCGCGCCCACGGTGATCCGGGGCGGCGTGAAGGCCAACGTACTGCCGCGGCACGCGGAGGCGTTGATCAATTTCCGCATCCTGCCCGGCGACTCGGTCGCCGGCGTACTCGAGCATTGTCACCGCGTGATTCGCGATCCGGGCGTGACGGTCGAGCTCGCGGGGATGGCGTCGGAGCCTTCGCGCGCCGAGAGCCCCGGTCCGGCTTTCGAACTCGTCGCGCGGCTGGCGCGGGAGGTGGTTCCCGGCGTCGCGGCCACCAGCGGCCTGGTACCGGGCGCGACGGACTCCAGGCACTACGACGAGCTGGCCACGACGCGCTGCAATTTCGCGCCCATCGTGCTGACCGAGGCCGACCTGGCGACGATCCACGGAACCGACGAACGGATCTCGCGACTCAACTACGCTCGCCTCATCGAGTTCGACCGGCGCCTGATCGAGGCGCTCGCGGCCGGTCCGATCGGAGAGGAGCTGCGGTGA
- a CDS encoding endonuclease/exonuclease/phosphatase family protein: MRRWMMRALLVSGWCGLVVGIAGIVLHTRGWRSQTFSLVASGASYFMLAAVVALLLFLVARGWRSAVVAGIVVAAVAWTQLPVFVPDGNAAGGTELRVLQSNLLFGAADVTSVAHHVESRSADVLTVQELTPEIEPRLTAALAAELPYHYLEPRHGGGGTGIYSRYPLHDTVKFDGFLLTNLAATMDHPERGAVTVLNFHPVPPTANFPAWNSEMRRAREILEAQAGPAVVGADFNATRDHALFRDLLSGRFASAAELAGAGPMPTWPDDRAWGPVIGIDHVLVADGSADHAESIRIPGSDHRAVFAVLHLG; this comes from the coding sequence ATGCGTAGATGGATGATGCGGGCGCTGCTGGTATCGGGGTGGTGCGGCCTGGTGGTGGGGATCGCCGGAATCGTATTGCACACGAGGGGATGGCGGTCGCAGACGTTCTCGCTCGTCGCCTCGGGTGCGTCCTACTTCATGCTCGCGGCGGTGGTCGCGCTGTTGCTGTTCCTGGTGGCTCGCGGCTGGCGCAGTGCGGTGGTGGCGGGGATCGTGGTGGCGGCGGTGGCGTGGACACAGCTGCCGGTCTTCGTTCCGGACGGCAACGCGGCGGGCGGGACGGAGCTGCGGGTGCTGCAGTCGAATCTGCTCTTCGGTGCGGCCGATGTGACTTCTGTGGCACATCACGTGGAGTCACGCAGCGCCGACGTGCTGACCGTGCAGGAACTGACCCCCGAGATCGAACCCCGGCTGACCGCTGCCCTCGCCGCCGAGCTGCCCTACCACTACCTCGAACCCAGGCACGGAGGCGGCGGCACCGGCATCTACAGCCGCTACCCCCTGCACGACACCGTGAAGTTCGACGGCTTCCTGTTGACCAATCTCGCGGCCACCATGGATCACCCCGAGCGCGGCGCGGTCACCGTGCTGAACTTCCACCCGGTGCCACCGACCGCGAACTTCCCGGCGTGGAACTCCGAGATGCGCCGGGCCCGCGAGATCCTCGAAGCGCAGGCCGGGCCCGCCGTGGTCGGCGCGGACTTCAATGCCACCCGCGATCACGCCCTGTTCCGCGATCTGCTGAGCGGCCGCTTCGCCTCGGCCGCCGAACTCGCCGGCGCCGGGCCGATGCCCACCTGGCCCGACGACCGAGCATGGGGGCCGGTGATCGGCATCGATCACGTCCTGGTCGCCGATGGCAGCGCCGACCACGCGGAGAGCATCCGGATTCCCGGCTCCGACCACCGCGCGGTTTTCGCGGTGCTGCACCTGGGCTGA
- a CDS encoding 6,7-dimethyl-8-ribityllumazine synthase, translating into MASTSNASVAFVRASWHSEIVGKALEGFTAEFDRLGFATEGIDVFEVPGAFEIPLHAQRLARTGRYSAVVAAALVVDGGIYRHDFVASAVVDGLMRVQLDTDVPVFSVVLTPHHFHEHSEHIDYYTGHFVKKGAEAARAVAGTLASLSTLPTA; encoded by the coding sequence ATGGCTTCGACATCCAACGCATCGGTCGCTTTCGTCCGCGCGTCCTGGCACAGCGAAATCGTCGGCAAGGCGTTGGAGGGCTTCACCGCCGAATTCGACCGGCTGGGTTTCGCCACCGAGGGCATCGACGTCTTCGAGGTGCCCGGCGCCTTCGAGATCCCGCTGCACGCCCAGCGATTGGCCCGCACGGGCCGGTACTCGGCGGTCGTGGCGGCGGCGCTGGTGGTCGACGGCGGTATCTACCGGCACGACTTCGTCGCCTCCGCGGTGGTCGACGGACTGATGCGGGTTCAGCTCGACACCGATGTGCCGGTGTTCTCGGTGGTGCTCACCCCGCATCACTTCCACGAGCACAGCGAGCACATCGACTACTACACCGGGCACTTCGTGAAGAAGGGCGCCGAGGCGGCGCGCGCGGTCGCGGGCACGCTGGCCTCGCTGAGCACGCTGCCCACCGCCTGA
- a CDS encoding alpha/beta hydrolase, producing the protein MTQTREDTFEGRGDRVFWRAWLPEGPARAVTVLVHGVAEHSGRYGHVGEFLADSGYAVYALDHIGHGRSGGRRANLDSVDGAADNVEQLRTIARQQHPDVPAFLLGHSMGSLIVLYLATRAPIDVAGIVLSAPPLDIPVGNPLQRLFAPVLSQLTPNLGVLQLDSSTISRDPAVVAAYDNDPLVFRGKLPARTGAEILAATGTVKSRLGALTVPTLVLHGTADTLAAPSSSDMLERGAAARDLTVIRYDGLYHEVFNEPERHTVLGDVQQWIQARLSAQ; encoded by the coding sequence GTGACCCAGACGAGGGAAGACACGTTCGAGGGGCGCGGCGACCGGGTCTTCTGGCGCGCCTGGCTGCCCGAGGGGCCTGCCCGGGCGGTGACCGTGTTGGTGCACGGTGTCGCCGAGCATTCCGGCCGGTACGGGCACGTCGGCGAGTTCCTGGCCGACTCCGGGTACGCGGTCTACGCGCTCGACCACATCGGGCACGGCAGGTCCGGTGGTCGCCGGGCCAATCTGGACTCCGTCGACGGCGCGGCCGACAACGTGGAGCAGCTGCGGACGATCGCGCGGCAACAGCATCCCGACGTCCCGGCGTTCCTGCTCGGGCATTCGATGGGCAGCCTCATCGTGCTGTACCTGGCGACCCGCGCACCGATCGACGTCGCCGGGATCGTGCTGTCCGCCCCGCCGCTGGACATCCCGGTCGGTAATCCGCTGCAACGGCTGTTCGCTCCCGTGCTGTCCCAGTTGACCCCGAATCTGGGTGTGCTGCAACTGGATTCGTCGACGATCAGCCGAGATCCCGCGGTGGTCGCCGCCTACGACAACGACCCGCTGGTGTTCCGCGGCAAGCTGCCCGCCCGCACCGGCGCGGAGATCCTGGCGGCCACCGGCACGGTCAAGAGCAGGCTCGGCGCGCTCACCGTGCCCACGCTGGTGCTGCACGGCACCGCCGACACCCTCGCCGCCCCGTCCAGCTCCGACATGCTCGAGCGGGGCGCGGCCGCGCGGGATCTGACGGTGATCCGCTACGACGGCCTCTACCACGAGGTCTTCAACGAGCCCGAGCGCCACACCGTGCTCGGCGACGTCCAGCAGTGGATTCAGGCGCGTCTGAGCGCCCAGTAA